Proteins encoded by one window of Primulina huaijiensis isolate GDHJ02 chromosome 1, ASM1229523v2, whole genome shotgun sequence:
- the LOC140990457 gene encoding BRCA1-associated RING domain protein 1-like isoform X2: protein MSDYRKAARSLNPLVFNFQKLGLELKCPLCFHMLNKPMLLPCNHIFCNVCVPKSSKLTAECPSCQKHFTDQEIRPAPFMDNIVAIYKNLDATFSSTLLPMCSAGTKTPISISSSVGQLSKGLGEIDPKNKHSDTSLEDEIELMKKNGKRGFSKDGGCERYEKQFECGLASKADQASPVKKNVANFCSVSEELEVNRAPELPPGSSPSDGSDKYAEGCNSDLDSGNGCAEKSVAQSCEGDTLVVPSGEVDYKTNPKDTFHKRETKRQKKLHYGLSDDVIWSREYKKDTISQFDKAAVVSCNLEGKYPEHNSIMSSSVLGAAPYTDGSICAFCHSSEITDGSGSMLQYADGKEVSRGETTLSKVIPVHRKCIEWAPKVYYVGETIKNLDSELARAAKLKCSSCGVKGAALGCLARSCCRSYHVPCAAKIPDCRWDCDDFLMLCPAHKYIKFPSEKSNSRKRNQGETQSLSTPLSIEQSFWSRSTNGPQEWVLCGSALSSEEKQSMIKFASVCGAKVSKSWNPNVSHVIAATNEKGACSRTLKVLMAILNGRWVLNSDWVELCMEAKCPVGEEDFEVELDNHGVHDGPRTGRLRALNDAPKLFDGLRFCFLGDFVPAYKSDLLALVTDGGGTVWGLEQIAERRHNPEEVSICLIVFNTQVEAFSVAYASDLAKENDAVAIPHTWILESIAGHRLLPY from the exons ATGTCGGATTATCGGAAAGCCGCGAGGTCTTTGAATCCATTGGTTTTCAATTTCCAGAAGCTTGGTCTCGAGCTCAAATGCCCTCTCT GTTTTCATATGCTGAATAAGCCGATGTTGCTTCCCTGCAATCACATTTTCTGCAA TGTTTGTGTCCCAAAATCAAGCAAACTCACCGCTGAGTGTCCTTCATGCCAGAAACATTTCACGGATCAGG AAATCAGACCAGCTCCTTTCATGGATAACATTGTTGCCATTTATAAGAATTTGGATGCTACTTTCAGCTCTACCTTGTTGCCAATGTGTTCTGCTG GTACCAAAACTCCAATTTCAATATCGTCTTCTGTAGGACAACTGAGTAAGGGACTCGGTGAAATTGATCCAAAAAATAAGCATTCTGATACTTCATTGGAAGATGAGATTGagttaatgaaaaaaaatggaaaacgtGGATTTTCAAAAGATGGTGGGTGTGAGCGATATGAGAAGCAGTTTGAATGTGGATTGGCATCGAAAGCAGACCAGGCATCTCCAGTGAAGAAAAATGTGGCTAATTTCTGCTCTGTATCTGAAGAATTAGAAGTGAACCGTGCCCCAGAATTGCCTCCAGGAAGCTCACCCTCTGATGGTAGTGACAAATATGCAGAAGGTTGCAATAGCGACCTGGACAGTGGAAATGGG TGTGCAGAAAAATCTGTGGCCCAGAGTTGCGAAGGAGACACTCTAGTTGTGCCATCTGGTGAAGTGGATTATAAAACTAATCCAAAAGACACATTTCACAAAAGGGAAACCAAGAGACAAAAGAAGTTACATTATGGGTTGTCTGATGATGTTATTTGGAGCCGCGAGTATAAAAAAGATACAATCTCTCAATTCGATAAAGCTGCAGTTGTCAGCTGTAACTTGGAGGGTAAATACCCAGAACATAATTCCATCATGTCTTCATCTGTTCTTGGTGCTGCACCTTACACGGATGGAAGTATTTGTGCATTTTGCCACTCTTCTGAAATAACAGAC GGGAGTGGATCTATGCTGCAGTATGCAGATGGAAAGGAAGTATCAAGAGGTGAAACCACTCTTTCTAAAGTCATTCCCGTCCACCGAAAATGCATAGAATg GGCCCCTAAAGTCTATTATGTTGGAGAAACTATTAAGAATTTGGATTCTGAATTGGCGAGAGCTGCTAAGCTCAAGTGCAGTAGCTGTGGTGTAAAGGGAGCAGCACTTGGGTGCTTGGCAAGGTCATGCTGTAGGAGTTATCATGTTCCCTGTGCAGCCAAAATCCCGGACTGCAGATGGGATTGT GATGATTTTTTAATGCTGTGCCCAGctcacaaatatataaaatttccgagtgaaaagtccaactCTAGAAAGCGTAACCAGGGAGAAACGCAGTCCTTGTCCACTCCTCT ATCCATTGAACAGTCTTTTTGGTCGCGTTCTACTAATGGACCTCAAGAATGGGTTTTATGTGGATCTGCTCTGTCTTCCGAAGAAAAG CAATCGATGATCAAGTTTGCTTCGGTTTGTGGTGCTAAAGTTTCCAAGTCCTGGAATCCAAATGTTAGTCATGTGATTGCAGCCACAAATGAAAAAGGGGCTTGCAGTAGAACTCTAAAAGTTCTCATGGCAATTTTAAATGGAAGATGGGTCCTTAACTCGGATT GGGTTGAATTGTGCATGGAAGCAAAATGTCCTGTGGGTGAAGAAGATTTTGAAGTTGAGCTGGACAATCATGGTGTTCATGATGGCCCAAGAACAGGAAGACTGAGGGCATTAAATGAT GCTCCAAAGCTTTTTGATGGTTTGCGGTTCTGTTTTCTTGGGGATTTTGTTCCAGCTTACAAGAGCGATCTTTTAGCCCTAGTTACAGATGGTGGAGGAACTGTATGGGGCTTAGAGCAGATAGCAGAACGAAGACACAATCCTGAAGAAGTTTCTATATGTCTTATCGTGTTTAACACCCAAGTCGAAGCATTTAGTGTGGCATATGCCAGTGATTTAGCCAAAGAAAATGACGCTGTTGCCATTCCACACACATGGATCTTGGAATCCATTGCTGGACACAGGTTGCTACCTTATTGA
- the LOC140990457 gene encoding BRCA1-associated RING domain protein 1-like isoform X1 translates to MSDYRKAARSLNPLVFNFQKLGLELKCPLCFHMLNKPMLLPCNHIFCNVCVPKSSKLTAECPSCQKHFTDQEIRPAPFMDNIVAIYKNLDATFSSTLLPMCSAGTKTPISISSSVGQLSKGLGEIDPKNKHSDTSLEDEIELMKKNGKRGFSKDGGCERYEKQFECGLASKADQASPVKKNVANFCSVSEELEVNRAPELPPGSSPSDGSDKYAEGCNSDLDSGNGCAEKSVAQSCEGDTLVVPSGEVDYKTNPKDTFHKRETKRQKKLHYGLSDDVIWSREYKKDTISQFDKAAVVSCNLEGKYPEHNSIMSSSVLGAAPYTDGSICAFCHSSEITDGSGSMLQYADGKEVSRGETTLSKVIPVHRKCIEWAPKVYYVGETIKNLDSELARAAKLKCSSCGVKGAALGCLARSCCRSYHVPCAAKIPDCRWDCDDFLMLCPAHKYIKFPSEKSNSRKRNQGETQSLSTPLYARSLPSISIEQSFWSRSTNGPQEWVLCGSALSSEEKQSMIKFASVCGAKVSKSWNPNVSHVIAATNEKGACSRTLKVLMAILNGRWVLNSDWVELCMEAKCPVGEEDFEVELDNHGVHDGPRTGRLRALNDAPKLFDGLRFCFLGDFVPAYKSDLLALVTDGGGTVWGLEQIAERRHNPEEVSICLIVFNTQVEAFSVAYASDLAKENDAVAIPHTWILESIAGHRLLPY, encoded by the exons ATGTCGGATTATCGGAAAGCCGCGAGGTCTTTGAATCCATTGGTTTTCAATTTCCAGAAGCTTGGTCTCGAGCTCAAATGCCCTCTCT GTTTTCATATGCTGAATAAGCCGATGTTGCTTCCCTGCAATCACATTTTCTGCAA TGTTTGTGTCCCAAAATCAAGCAAACTCACCGCTGAGTGTCCTTCATGCCAGAAACATTTCACGGATCAGG AAATCAGACCAGCTCCTTTCATGGATAACATTGTTGCCATTTATAAGAATTTGGATGCTACTTTCAGCTCTACCTTGTTGCCAATGTGTTCTGCTG GTACCAAAACTCCAATTTCAATATCGTCTTCTGTAGGACAACTGAGTAAGGGACTCGGTGAAATTGATCCAAAAAATAAGCATTCTGATACTTCATTGGAAGATGAGATTGagttaatgaaaaaaaatggaaaacgtGGATTTTCAAAAGATGGTGGGTGTGAGCGATATGAGAAGCAGTTTGAATGTGGATTGGCATCGAAAGCAGACCAGGCATCTCCAGTGAAGAAAAATGTGGCTAATTTCTGCTCTGTATCTGAAGAATTAGAAGTGAACCGTGCCCCAGAATTGCCTCCAGGAAGCTCACCCTCTGATGGTAGTGACAAATATGCAGAAGGTTGCAATAGCGACCTGGACAGTGGAAATGGG TGTGCAGAAAAATCTGTGGCCCAGAGTTGCGAAGGAGACACTCTAGTTGTGCCATCTGGTGAAGTGGATTATAAAACTAATCCAAAAGACACATTTCACAAAAGGGAAACCAAGAGACAAAAGAAGTTACATTATGGGTTGTCTGATGATGTTATTTGGAGCCGCGAGTATAAAAAAGATACAATCTCTCAATTCGATAAAGCTGCAGTTGTCAGCTGTAACTTGGAGGGTAAATACCCAGAACATAATTCCATCATGTCTTCATCTGTTCTTGGTGCTGCACCTTACACGGATGGAAGTATTTGTGCATTTTGCCACTCTTCTGAAATAACAGAC GGGAGTGGATCTATGCTGCAGTATGCAGATGGAAAGGAAGTATCAAGAGGTGAAACCACTCTTTCTAAAGTCATTCCCGTCCACCGAAAATGCATAGAATg GGCCCCTAAAGTCTATTATGTTGGAGAAACTATTAAGAATTTGGATTCTGAATTGGCGAGAGCTGCTAAGCTCAAGTGCAGTAGCTGTGGTGTAAAGGGAGCAGCACTTGGGTGCTTGGCAAGGTCATGCTGTAGGAGTTATCATGTTCCCTGTGCAGCCAAAATCCCGGACTGCAGATGGGATTGT GATGATTTTTTAATGCTGTGCCCAGctcacaaatatataaaatttccgagtgaaaagtccaactCTAGAAAGCGTAACCAGGGAGAAACGCAGTCCTTGTCCACTCCTCTGTATGCCCGTTCTTTACCATCAAT ATCCATTGAACAGTCTTTTTGGTCGCGTTCTACTAATGGACCTCAAGAATGGGTTTTATGTGGATCTGCTCTGTCTTCCGAAGAAAAG CAATCGATGATCAAGTTTGCTTCGGTTTGTGGTGCTAAAGTTTCCAAGTCCTGGAATCCAAATGTTAGTCATGTGATTGCAGCCACAAATGAAAAAGGGGCTTGCAGTAGAACTCTAAAAGTTCTCATGGCAATTTTAAATGGAAGATGGGTCCTTAACTCGGATT GGGTTGAATTGTGCATGGAAGCAAAATGTCCTGTGGGTGAAGAAGATTTTGAAGTTGAGCTGGACAATCATGGTGTTCATGATGGCCCAAGAACAGGAAGACTGAGGGCATTAAATGAT GCTCCAAAGCTTTTTGATGGTTTGCGGTTCTGTTTTCTTGGGGATTTTGTTCCAGCTTACAAGAGCGATCTTTTAGCCCTAGTTACAGATGGTGGAGGAACTGTATGGGGCTTAGAGCAGATAGCAGAACGAAGACACAATCCTGAAGAAGTTTCTATATGTCTTATCGTGTTTAACACCCAAGTCGAAGCATTTAGTGTGGCATATGCCAGTGATTTAGCCAAAGAAAATGACGCTGTTGCCATTCCACACACATGGATCTTGGAATCCATTGCTGGACACAGGTTGCTACCTTATTGA
- the LOC140990445 gene encoding rho GDP-dissociation inhibitor 1-like isoform X1, producing the protein MESVEIKGVGPSSASALAGEEKKQELAMKEEEDEHQEDEEIFGKFVPGPLLPLKEHIEKDKEDESLRRWKEKLLGCLESDLNDQMEPEVKFHSIGIISSDGEVNTPFPMSEDLNKLALFTLREGSSYQLKLTFSVLHNIVSGLVYTNTVWKGGLEVDRSSGMLGTFAPRKEPYAHTLEEETTPSGVLARGVYTAKLKFKDDDKRCHMELNYSFEIRKCD; encoded by the exons ATGGAAAGTGTGGAGATAAAAGGGGTCGGGCCATCTTCGGCTTCGGCATTGGCTGGAGAAGAGAAGAAGCAAGAATTGGCGAtgaaggaagaagaagatgaacatCAAGAAGATGAAGAGATTTTTGGAAAGTTTGTTCCGGGCCCTCTTCTTCCTCTCAAAGAGCATATTGAGAAAGATAAG GAAGACGAAAGTTTAAGAAGATGGAAGGAGAAGCTTCTTGGTTGCCTGGAAAGTGATTTGAATG ATCAAATGGAGCCGGAAGTTAAATTCCACTCGATTGGAATCATATCCTCTGATGGAGAAGTTAACACTCCATTCCCCATGAGTGAAGACCTGAACAAACTTGCACTTTTTACACTTCGAGAGGGCTCAAGTTATCAGCTTAAGCTGACCTTCTCTGTCCTACATAACATTGTATCGGGCCTGGTATATACAAATACAGTTTGGAAGGGTGGACTTGAAG TCGATCGAAGCAGTGGAATGCTAGGCACATTTGCTCCTCGAAAAGAACCTTATGCACACACCTTAGAGGAGGAGACCACTCCATCTGGCGTTCTTGCGAGGGGTGTATACACCGCAAAACTAAAG TTCAAGGACGATGACAAAAGATGTCATATGGAGCTCAACTACTCATTCGAGATCAGAAAGTGCGATTAG
- the LOC140990445 gene encoding rho GDP-dissociation inhibitor 1-like isoform X2 produces MESVEIKGVGPSSASALAGEEKKQELAMKEEEDEHQEDEEIFGKFVPGPLLPLKEHIEKDKEDESLRRWKEKLLGCLESDLNVDRSSGMLGTFAPRKEPYAHTLEEETTPSGVLARGVYTAKLKFKDDDKRCHMELNYSFEIRKCD; encoded by the exons ATGGAAAGTGTGGAGATAAAAGGGGTCGGGCCATCTTCGGCTTCGGCATTGGCTGGAGAAGAGAAGAAGCAAGAATTGGCGAtgaaggaagaagaagatgaacatCAAGAAGATGAAGAGATTTTTGGAAAGTTTGTTCCGGGCCCTCTTCTTCCTCTCAAAGAGCATATTGAGAAAGATAAG GAAGACGAAAGTTTAAGAAGATGGAAGGAGAAGCTTCTTGGTTGCCTGGAAAGTGATTTGAATG TCGATCGAAGCAGTGGAATGCTAGGCACATTTGCTCCTCGAAAAGAACCTTATGCACACACCTTAGAGGAGGAGACCACTCCATCTGGCGTTCTTGCGAGGGGTGTATACACCGCAAAACTAAAG TTCAAGGACGATGACAAAAGATGTCATATGGAGCTCAACTACTCATTCGAGATCAGAAAGTGCGATTAG
- the LOC140973079 gene encoding uncharacterized protein — MADGEESPFEVGTILARDLARNTTEDDLKRHFTRYGDVTEAIIPFNRVTGKPHSFGFVTFSDPSVITVVLSKPHPINNFWAEVSRAMKGEDLQTLEYQRIYVPRPIYSSHIFEGPGDSNKRSIFVSGPRSSRFTKHEVMEYFLGYGNVFSCSFICDESCGLVVFSIERTVDRVLRKSIHNLNGRCLDVWRWYPDYVHSNNISLTYGGVDRINAPTNHRIILGSQASVASFDDQRPKGEARRPNISAPNVTINPQTRHLINFGGYRPNEAGFDRQSVVRRYELAPYNMKDPCANYRANLRYSSVEGGFGNHRIIRRYESAAPNANRNRGINLGYGSNNVVFDNHVVTRPDESAPIMTTPHINRGIDLGSLSNNAVFGDHRVIQPASNTTISHTNRRITPREGVFANNQLEWEQPFTLFRPILSRDARKSSSSNDLPSQEEFEFWYSHNQN; from the exons ATGGCGGATGGAGAAGAGTCGCCATTCGAAGTTGGGACGATTTTGGCTCGTGACTTGGCGCGAAACACGACAGAAGATGACCTTAAACGCCATTTTACGCGATACGGTGACGTTACAGAGGCCATTATCCCGTTCAATAGGGTCACCGGAAAGCCCCACAGTTTCGGCTTTGTCACCTTCTCCGACCCCTCTGTCATTACTGTCGTTCTTTCCAAGCCGCACCCCATTAATAACTTTTGG GCTGAAGTTTCAAGAGCCATGAAAGGAGAAGATCTGCAAACTTTGGAATACCAAAGAATATATGTACCTCGTCCTATATATTCCAGTCATATATTTGAAGGGCCAGGAGACAGTAACAAAAGAAGTATATTTGTATCCGGACCGCGATCATCTCGATTTACTAAGCACGAAGTGATGGAATACTTTCTAGGTTATGGCAATGTGTTTTCTTGTTCGTTCATTTGTGACGAAAGTTGTGGCTTAGTTGTCTTTAGCATTGAGCGTACCGTTGATAGAGTTCTTCGTAAGAGCATCCACAACCTCAACGGGAGGTGTTTAGACGTATGGCGATGGTATCCGGATTATGTTCATAGTAACAATATTAGCCTTACTTACGGTGGAGTAGATAGGATTAATGCTCCCACAAACCATCGTATTATTCTTGGATCTCAAGCTAGTGTGGCCAGTTTTGACGATCAAAGGCCGAAAGGCGAGGCGAGACGACCAAATATATCAGCTCCAAACGTGACCATTAATCCTCAAACAAGACATCTCATTAATTTTGGAGGGTATCGGCCGAATGAGGCCGGTTTTGATAGACAAAGTGTAGTAAGACGATATGAATTAGCTCCTTATAATATGAAGGACCCTTGTGCAAATTATCGCGCTAATCTCCGGTATTCATCGGTTGAGGGTGGTTTTGGTAATCACAGGATAATACGACGTTACGAATCAGCAGCTCCAAACGCCAACAGGAATCGTGGGATTAATCTTGGATATGGGTCAAATAATGTAGTTTTTGATAATCACGTGGTAACACGACCAGATgaatcagctcctatcatgacGACCCCTCACATAAATCGCGGTATtgatcttggatctctgtccaACAATGCAGTTTTTGGTGATCACAGGGTAATACAACCAGCATCTAACACGACAATTTCTCACACGAACCGCAGAATTACGCCGAGGGAGGGTGTTTTTGCTAATAACCAGCTGGAATGGGAGCAACCGTTTACATTGTTTCGGCCTATTCTTAGTAGAGATGCCCGAAAATCTTCTTCATCAAATGATCTGCCCAGCCAAGAAGAATTCGAGTTTTGGTACTCACACAATCAGAATTAA
- the LOC140990457 gene encoding BRCA1-associated RING domain protein 1-like isoform X3 has translation MSDYRKAARSLNPLVFNFQKLGLELKCPLCFHMLNKPMLLPCNHIFCNVCVPKSSKLTAECPSCQKHFTDQEIRPAPFMDNIVAIYKNLDATFSSTLLPMCSAGQLSKGLGEIDPKNKHSDTSLEDEIELMKKNGKRGFSKDGGCERYEKQFECGLASKADQASPVKKNVANFCSVSEELEVNRAPELPPGSSPSDGSDKYAEGCNSDLDSGNGCAEKSVAQSCEGDTLVVPSGEVDYKTNPKDTFHKRETKRQKKLHYGLSDDVIWSREYKKDTISQFDKAAVVSCNLEGKYPEHNSIMSSSVLGAAPYTDGSICAFCHSSEITDGSGSMLQYADGKEVSRGETTLSKVIPVHRKCIEWAPKVYYVGETIKNLDSELARAAKLKCSSCGVKGAALGCLARSCCRSYHVPCAAKIPDCRWDCDDFLMLCPAHKYIKFPSEKSNSRKRNQGETQSLSTPLYARSLPSISIEQSFWSRSTNGPQEWVLCGSALSSEEKQSMIKFASVCGAKVSKSWNPNVSHVIAATNEKGACSRTLKVLMAILNGRWVLNSDWVELCMEAKCPVGEEDFEVELDNHGVHDGPRTGRLRALNDAPKLFDGLRFCFLGDFVPAYKSDLLALVTDGGGTVWGLEQIAERRHNPEEVSICLIVFNTQVEAFSVAYASDLAKENDAVAIPHTWILESIAGHRLLPY, from the exons ATGTCGGATTATCGGAAAGCCGCGAGGTCTTTGAATCCATTGGTTTTCAATTTCCAGAAGCTTGGTCTCGAGCTCAAATGCCCTCTCT GTTTTCATATGCTGAATAAGCCGATGTTGCTTCCCTGCAATCACATTTTCTGCAA TGTTTGTGTCCCAAAATCAAGCAAACTCACCGCTGAGTGTCCTTCATGCCAGAAACATTTCACGGATCAGG AAATCAGACCAGCTCCTTTCATGGATAACATTGTTGCCATTTATAAGAATTTGGATGCTACTTTCAGCTCTACCTTGTTGCCAATGTGTTCTGCTG GACAACTGAGTAAGGGACTCGGTGAAATTGATCCAAAAAATAAGCATTCTGATACTTCATTGGAAGATGAGATTGagttaatgaaaaaaaatggaaaacgtGGATTTTCAAAAGATGGTGGGTGTGAGCGATATGAGAAGCAGTTTGAATGTGGATTGGCATCGAAAGCAGACCAGGCATCTCCAGTGAAGAAAAATGTGGCTAATTTCTGCTCTGTATCTGAAGAATTAGAAGTGAACCGTGCCCCAGAATTGCCTCCAGGAAGCTCACCCTCTGATGGTAGTGACAAATATGCAGAAGGTTGCAATAGCGACCTGGACAGTGGAAATGGG TGTGCAGAAAAATCTGTGGCCCAGAGTTGCGAAGGAGACACTCTAGTTGTGCCATCTGGTGAAGTGGATTATAAAACTAATCCAAAAGACACATTTCACAAAAGGGAAACCAAGAGACAAAAGAAGTTACATTATGGGTTGTCTGATGATGTTATTTGGAGCCGCGAGTATAAAAAAGATACAATCTCTCAATTCGATAAAGCTGCAGTTGTCAGCTGTAACTTGGAGGGTAAATACCCAGAACATAATTCCATCATGTCTTCATCTGTTCTTGGTGCTGCACCTTACACGGATGGAAGTATTTGTGCATTTTGCCACTCTTCTGAAATAACAGAC GGGAGTGGATCTATGCTGCAGTATGCAGATGGAAAGGAAGTATCAAGAGGTGAAACCACTCTTTCTAAAGTCATTCCCGTCCACCGAAAATGCATAGAATg GGCCCCTAAAGTCTATTATGTTGGAGAAACTATTAAGAATTTGGATTCTGAATTGGCGAGAGCTGCTAAGCTCAAGTGCAGTAGCTGTGGTGTAAAGGGAGCAGCACTTGGGTGCTTGGCAAGGTCATGCTGTAGGAGTTATCATGTTCCCTGTGCAGCCAAAATCCCGGACTGCAGATGGGATTGT GATGATTTTTTAATGCTGTGCCCAGctcacaaatatataaaatttccgagtgaaaagtccaactCTAGAAAGCGTAACCAGGGAGAAACGCAGTCCTTGTCCACTCCTCTGTATGCCCGTTCTTTACCATCAAT ATCCATTGAACAGTCTTTTTGGTCGCGTTCTACTAATGGACCTCAAGAATGGGTTTTATGTGGATCTGCTCTGTCTTCCGAAGAAAAG CAATCGATGATCAAGTTTGCTTCGGTTTGTGGTGCTAAAGTTTCCAAGTCCTGGAATCCAAATGTTAGTCATGTGATTGCAGCCACAAATGAAAAAGGGGCTTGCAGTAGAACTCTAAAAGTTCTCATGGCAATTTTAAATGGAAGATGGGTCCTTAACTCGGATT GGGTTGAATTGTGCATGGAAGCAAAATGTCCTGTGGGTGAAGAAGATTTTGAAGTTGAGCTGGACAATCATGGTGTTCATGATGGCCCAAGAACAGGAAGACTGAGGGCATTAAATGAT GCTCCAAAGCTTTTTGATGGTTTGCGGTTCTGTTTTCTTGGGGATTTTGTTCCAGCTTACAAGAGCGATCTTTTAGCCCTAGTTACAGATGGTGGAGGAACTGTATGGGGCTTAGAGCAGATAGCAGAACGAAGACACAATCCTGAAGAAGTTTCTATATGTCTTATCGTGTTTAACACCCAAGTCGAAGCATTTAGTGTGGCATATGCCAGTGATTTAGCCAAAGAAAATGACGCTGTTGCCATTCCACACACATGGATCTTGGAATCCATTGCTGGACACAGGTTGCTACCTTATTGA